A stretch of Triticum aestivum cultivar Chinese Spring chromosome 1D, IWGSC CS RefSeq v2.1, whole genome shotgun sequence DNA encodes these proteins:
- the LOC123161187 gene encoding uncharacterized protein: MAPPDGLGRVRVRGEPFVFPRAAAGAGADGDGVVFPRVEGAGGVVLPQDVAGTSGENEGSKKAKKKYNLCGFKSRFNSKRLAEIGKQFKHKNKSITFSKLMVKRIFNVPSGDRPVKLLKKSDEHDLRSIYKEGNRAPIAHVVKLLTSCSEEDVVMINRTWALLALATVLCPGTGNMVNLEYLASLEDMSLVHEFAWDEHLLARAMEEVGVFQEKKRMQANTEKEFQIASCLPMLAIIYMDHVVIPAGLPNEHAIDYSVPRIRFVCQKDFEWLDKVDKNKLTLVQPFYGKHTQVMAAFLFLPLMFCFPRSGVCATPPMQHNLWDRKLVLKQPVGRELVLMHLILLKQDPSTFQPPKLVAELERAMKMFKVQKFDLLFFTIVHDLHWIVVCANLLHKQWNVFDSIHSKGKQSPLKKQANNLITNFATLAQECSEFNVNVGSFARVDLEDYPKQDTLKTWRDTASMWHTTFSVTQ, translated from the exons ATGGCGCCCCCGGATG GGTTAGGGCGGGTTAGGGTGCGGGGCGAGCCGTTTGTGTTCCCgcgggccgccgccggcgccggcgcggacGGGGATGGGGTGGTGTTCCCGCGGGTCGAGGGAGCGGGCGGGGTGGTGCTCCCGCAGG atgttgcagGCACCTCTGGTGAGAATGAGGGGagtaagaaggctaagaagaaaTACAATCTATGTGGCTTTAAGTCAAGGTTTAACTCAAAAAGGCTGGCTGAGATTGGGAAGCAA ttcaaacacaagaacaaatctaTCACCTTCAGCAAGCTTATGGTGAAAAGGATTTTCAACGTGCCATCCGGTGATAGACCCGTGAAGCTTCTAAAGAAGAGTGATGAACATGATCTTCGCAGCATCTACAAGGAGGGGAACAGGGCTCCAATCGCCCATGTTGTCAAGTTGCTCACTAGTTGCAGTGAGGAGGACGTGGTTATGATAAATAGGACTTGGGCACTCCTTGCGTTGGCAACAGTTTTGTGCCCAGGCACGGGCAATATGGTGAATCTCGAGTATCTTGCTTCCCTGGAAGATATGTCTTTGGTGCATGAATTCGCTTGGGATGAGCACTTGTTGGCACGAGCGATGGAAGAGGTTGGAGTCTTTCAAGAGAAGAAAAGGATGCAAGCAAACACAGAAAAAGAGTTTCAGATCGCTTCATGCCTTCCCATGTTAGCG ATCATATACATGGATCATGTTGTTATCCCGGCCGGCCTCCCAAATGAGCATGCTATTGATTATTCCGTGCCGAGGATACGTTTTGTTTGTCAAAAGGATTTTGAGTGGTTGGATAAAGTTGACAAGAACAAGCTCACTCTTGTCCAACCTTTCTACGGGAAACACACCCAA GTTATGGCAGCGTTCTTATTTCTGCCACTCATGTTTTGTTTTCCTAGATCCGGAGTTTGTGCAACACCCCCTATGCAGCACAACTTGTGGGACAGGAAGTTGGTGCTGAAGCAGCCAGTGGGCAGGGAGTTGGTGCTGATGCACCTA ATCCTACTAAAACAAGACCCATCAACCTTTCAACCACCAAAACTCGTGGCTGAGCTTGAAAGGGCTATGAAAATGTTCAAGGTTCAAAAGTTTGACCTC CTCTTTTTCACAATTGTGCATGATCTCCATTGGATAGTTGTTTGCGCAAACTTGCTTCACAAGCAGTGGAATGTATTTGACTCAATCCATTCAAAAGGAAAACAATCTCCTTTGAAGAAGCAAGCCAATAACCTG ATCACAAACTTTGCAACCCTCGCACAAGAGTGCAGCGAATTCAATGTCAATGTTGGATCCTTCGCCCGTGTTGACCTAGAGGATTACCCAAAGCAAGATACCCT GAAGACATGGCGCGATACCGCATCGATGTGGCATACAACCTTTTCAGTCACCCAATGA